The following coding sequences lie in one Spinacia oleracea cultivar Varoflay chromosome 1, BTI_SOV_V1, whole genome shotgun sequence genomic window:
- the LOC110784467 gene encoding uncharacterized protein, whose amino-acid sequence MGKTVKSALLVFLFVIAIGLPIAYSAMDIQCSSQYDCRLTGCPCSNGRCTCSEINSKAPPKPPSYEINSNYPPKPPSKINSKAPPKAPSAEQEPQSPRLP is encoded by the exons ATGGGAAAGACTGTCAAATCAGCACTGTTGGTGTTCCTCTTTGTTATCGCAATTG GTTTACCAATCGCCTACTCAGCAATGGACATACAGTGTTCCAGTCAATACGACTGCAGATTAACAGGCTGCCCCTGCTCAAACGGAAGGTGTACATGCTCAGAAATAAATTCAAAGGCACCACCAAAGCCACCATCATATGAAATAAATTCAAATTATCCACCAAAGCCACCatcaaaaataaattcaaaggCACCACCAAAGGCACCATCAGCTGAGCAAGAGCCACAGAGTCCCCGTCTTCCATGA
- the LOC130472496 gene encoding uncharacterized protein → MTSAPDDIYDNTTIPLAASVWHSDFDQETYITASDIGEFLRGACLNISAIQVYILCLLHDHAKSFEMSRISFICPEIMSSTRIKADPGAPTMYLKNIFQAEIEKEKMGNPNLTNWFLIPYNQENHWNLYVMDLRRGYVYIFDSARDPRRTDYAWGILSLAYQVYKCNGGHCPNKTSFKSCKPIHIECAQQIGGTECGYYVMKFMLEIVTLQHDYEGRLDEVYTPRTAPYASEEIDVVREQWAKFFTTKYLLLT, encoded by the exons ATGACTTCGGCGCCTGATGATATATATGATAATACTACCATCCCATTGGCGGCCTCAGTTTGGCACTCGGATTTTGATCAAGAAACATACATAACTGCGTCTGATATAGGAGAGTTCCTTCGCGGGGCGTGCTTAAACATTTCAGCGATCCAAGTCTACATAtt gtgtttattgcacgatcatgccaaatcatttgaaatgtctcggatttcgttcatttgtcccgagattatgtcaagcactagaatcaaggccgaccctggagcgccaacaatgtatttgaaaaacattttccaagctgaaattgaaaaggagaagatgggtaatcctaacctaactaattggtttttaatcccatataatcaaga aaatcattggaatttatacgtgatggacctacgtagaggttatgtatatattttcgattctgctagagatccacgtcgaacagattatgcatggggaatcttgagttt ggcataccaagtgtacaagtgcaatggtgggcattgtccgaataaaacgagttttaagtcgtgtaaacccattcatatagag tgtgctcaacaaatcggcggaactgagtgtggctattacgttatgaagttcatgttagagatagtcacgttacaacatgactatgaaggccggctagatgag gtctatactccgaggactgcgccttatgctagtgaggaaattgatgtggttcgtgagcaatgggcgaagttttttaccaccaagtatttattattgacctga
- the LOC130465658 gene encoding uncharacterized protein yields the protein MNENQIVVRHESEGGKTPTTRDESQDVSTITKTIKGRGPSKGVKVAKPMFLEYNVYNVPDGQWSHEYGKQVGSCATRININVPLYPKVDEQIKKGFWEETKLMFHITDDSNHSREKYFHSCVAKRFSCFKSKLVRRWITMKEKKPKNQTNKMPWDVYNHITEDDWKTFVKHYFLPESLLRSEKARKSASCNKNPHRTGQKGYNRKRLDWIKDGRLPPDAALPISSSSSVNSSVTSNVNRVRKYRSKEWILAHQVQNKEGKWEIDPNDSEVVEIATKALEYIAEEEKGNLSFEQGEDALTKAIGKKDHRGRVKGTGGMVGIKKAFGPCIRHSRSDHGEASSENYESIRASVKKEFEGELEKRVEKRVAEALQKQLSTLLKTGQLNSISTPIPDDLHLNDSARVDLDVSATRTTRHILVPQPRELKERTPCRLALEEKVSGNNIVVADGMVQPSDGALPQHFTSMKPGHYKVQVDFVYDGHVDDILPVPTGDGFTNLGGALGSFVQWPIHLVIFEDGEDCISPPKKKSKSNVSKERDGSSKKKTTVLAAQKKTTDLPSKVNPLKLIRT from the exons ATGAATGAAAACCAAATTGTTGTTAGGCATGAATCAGAAGGTGGCAAGACTCCCACAACGCGTGACGAATCACAAGATGTTAGTACGATTACAAAGACCATTAAAGGCCGTGGTCCGTCAAAAGGTGTTAAAGTCGCTAAGCCTATGTTCCTTGAGTATAATGTATATAATGTCCCCGATGGACAATGGTCTCATGAATACGGGAAGCAAGTTGGGAGTTGTGCTACTAGAATTAATATTAACGTCCCATTATATCCAAAGGTAGATGAGCAAATCAAGAAGGGGTTTTGGGAGGAGACTAAG cttatgttccacattactgatgattctaatcattcgagggagaaatattttcattcttgtgtggcgaaacgatttagttgtttcaagagcaaGTTGGTGCGCCGATGGATAACTATGAAGGAAAAGAAgccaaaaaatcaaacaaacaagatGCCTTGGGATGTCTACAACCATAtcacagaggatgattggaagACTTTTGTTAAACATTATTTCCTGCCAGAGTCATTG CTTCGTAGTGAAAAGGCGAGGAAAAGTGCATCATGCAACAAGAACCCACATCGCACCGGCCAAAAGGGTTATAATAGAAAGCGACTAGATTGGATAAAGGATGGACGACTTCCACCAGATGCAGCTTTACCTATCTCGAGTAGCTCCTCGGTGAACTCATCAGTGACCTCAAATGTTAATAGAGTTAGAAAATACAGATCAAAGGAGTGGATTTTGGCCCATCAAGTACAAAATAAAGAgggaaagtgggaaattgacccgAACGATTCAGAAGTTGTTGAAATCGCAACAAAAGCT TTAGAGTACATCGCAGAAGAGGAAAAAGGAAATCTTTCTTTCGAACAGGGTGAGGATGCCCTCACTAAAGCTATAGGGAAAAAAGATCATCGTGGGCGTGTCAAGGGAACAGGTGGCATGGTTGGTATCAAAAAGGCTTTCGGTCCGTGTATTCGACATAGTAGAAgtgaccatggtgaagcttcATCAGAAAATTACGAATCAATCAGAGCTTCTGTGAAAAAGGAGTTTGAAGGTGAATTAGAGAAAAGGGTAGAGAAGAGGGTGGCAGAGGCCCTCCAAAAGCAACTAAGCACCTTGTTAAAAACAGGACAACTAAACTCCATTTCTACCCCGATACCTGATGACCTCCACTTAAATGATTCTGCCAGAGTTGACCTTGATGTTAGTGCTACAAGAACCACTCGTCACATCTTAGTGCCGCAACCACGCGAGCTAAAG GAAAGGACTCCATGTCGTCTTGCCCTTGAGGAGAAAGTTTCAGGCAACAACATTGTCGTGGCGGATGGTATGGTACAACCCTCAGATGGTGCATTGCCCCAACATTTTACATCGATGAAGCCTGGTCACTATAAAGTCCAAGTTGATTTTGTTTACGACGGACATGTTGATGATATTCTTCCGGTACCTACGGGAGATGGTTTCACTAACTTAGGCGGTGCTCTGGGTAGTTTTGTGCAATGGCCCATACACTTAGTGATTTTCGAAGACGGCGag gATTGTATTTCACCTCCTAAAAAGAAGTCCAAGTCTAATGTTTCTAAAGAGAGGGATGGTAGCTCCAAGAAAAAGACAACGGTGTTAGCGGCCCAAAAGAAGACAACAGACTTACCATCCAAGGTAAAccctctaaaactcattcgaacctaa